In one window of Nicotiana tabacum cultivar K326 chromosome 12, ASM71507v2, whole genome shotgun sequence DNA:
- the LOC107760688 gene encoding pentatricopeptide repeat-containing protein At1g77405 produces the protein MFSSRSLSSPNFTQNLLINQVLAAIIRNRNRPFETNVAASIPKQPIWTVEAVSQVLRSIPRYLFQSPRSIGRQSGFRHRTPLKQRNLREEFHKARKGVLILGPTAHRDPQNVQLGVDKALEFFHWVETHCGFTHNELTCKEMSLVLAKGGCKLKLIWEFLKQMSRKGLVTTPTVTCLIKCLGEEGLVEEALATFYRMKRFHCKPDVYAYNTLILALCRVGNFKKAKFLLEQMELPGFRCPPDVFTYTILISSYCRYGLETGCRKAIRRRIWEANHLFRLMLFKGFVPDVVTYNSLINGCCKTNRIERALELLDDMVKRGIAPNRITYNSFIRYYSATNEIDKAIEMLIRMQGMNHAVVACNSSYTPIIHALCEVGRLVEARDFLVELAEQGSIPREYTYKLVRDALESAGKIDLLDAEFCRRLEDGIKGRIRQVMKMKPLLQHESIS, from the coding sequence ATGTTCTCATCAAGATCACTTTCTTCTCCTAATTTTACCCAAAACCTTCTGATAAACCAAGTTTTAGCTGCAATTATCCGAAATCGAAATCGGCCGTTTGAGACAAATGTCGCAGCCTCAATTCCCAAGCAACCCATTTGGACTGTAGAAGCAGTTTCTCAAGTCTTAAGATCAATCCCCAGATACCTCTTTCAATCCCCAAGATCCATTGGCCGCCAAAGTGGGTTTCGCCACCGTACCCCATTAAAGCAAAGAAACCTAAGAGAAGAATTCCATAAGGCCCGAAAAGGGGTACTCATTCTTGGCCCAACTGCTCATAGAGATCCTCAAAATGTACAGCTAGGTGTTGACAAAGCACTAGAATTTTTCCATTGGGTTGAGACTCATTGTGGGTTTACTCACAATGAGCTCACGTGTAAGGAGATGTCTCTTGTTCTTGCTAAAGGGGGTTGTAAACTGAAACTCATTTGGGAATTTCTCAAACAAATGTCAAGAAAAGGGCTCGTTACCACACCGACCGTCAcctgtttgataaaatgccttgGAGAAGAAGGGTTAGTGGAAGAAGCATTGGCTACCTTTTATAGAATGAAACGGTTTCACTGTAAGCCTGATGTGTATGCTTACAACACTCTAATATTAGCTCTTTGTAGAGTTGGGAATTTCAAGAAAGCCAAGTTTTTGTTGGAGCAAATGGAGTTGCCGGGTTTTAGGTGCCCACCTgatgtgtttacttacacaatctTGATTAGCTCTTATTGTAGGTATGGGTTGGAAACTGGCTGTAGAAAAGCTATTAGGAGGAGGATATGGGAAGCGAATCACTTGTTTCGCCTTATGTTATTCAAAGGCTTTGTTCCAGATGTTGTAACTTATAATAGTTTGATCAATGGATGCTGCAAAACTAATAGGATAGAAAGGGCATTGGAGTTATTGGATGATATGGTGAAAAGGGGTATTGCACCTAATCGAATTACGTATAATTCTTTCATTAGGTACTATAGTGCTACTAATGAGATTGATAAGGCTATTGAAATGCTGATAAGAATGCAAGGAATGAATCATGCAGTAGTAGCATGTAACAGTTCCTATACACCGATAATTCATGCCCTTTGTGAAGTTGGTAGACTGGTGGAGGCGAGagattttcttgtggaattggctGAACAAGGTTCAATTCCTAGAGAATATACTTATAAGCTAGTTCGTGATGCTTTAGAATCTGCTGGGAAGATTGATTTACTTGATGCAGAATTTTGTAGGCGATTAGAAGATGGTATCAAAGGTAGGATTAGACAAGTGATGAAAATGAAACCTTTGTTGCAGCATGAAAGTATTTCTTAG